A window of Callospermophilus lateralis isolate mCalLat2 chromosome 13, mCalLat2.hap1, whole genome shotgun sequence contains these coding sequences:
- the Zp4 gene encoding zona pellucida sperm-binding protein 4: MQLLQALWLCFPLSLALSDQHEVLGGPGVLRCGLQGFQFVVDLTDQEVTPVLTAWDKQGSPHRLQNDSSCGTWVKEGPGNSVALEATYNGCYVTEWGSQYVMPVGVEGIGTSGFKVLLKRRLLRCPVDRPGNDALDAALCDSVPVRDRLLCAPSPISQGDCEVLGCCYALDKEEAGSCYYGNTVTSQCTQEGHFSIAVSRNLASPPLRLDSVYLAFGNDSNCNPVTTTHAFVLFRFPFTSCGTTSQIAGDQVVYENELVATRDVRTWGHGSITRDSIFRLRVSCSYSINSNTFPVNVQVFPLPPPLAKAQPGALNLELQIAKDENYGSYYAAWDYPVVKLLREPIHVDVSILHRTDPNLGLLLWQCWATPSPSPQQQPQWPILVKGCPYAGDNYRTRLMPVQKAPGLPFPSHHQRFSISTFSFVDSARTKEALGGQVYLHCSASVCQPAGTPACMVTCPVVRGRRSDLYHQNSTASISSNGPMFLLQASKDPLEKSNTHLSAPVDPKALWVAGLSGVLVIGALLVFYLAIRRRR; this comes from the exons ATGCAGCTGCTGCAAGCCTTGTGGCTCTGCTTTCCGTTGTCTCTTGCTTTGAGTGACCAGCATGAGGTGCTGGGCGGTCCTGGGGTCCTCCGCTGTGGGCTGCAGGGTTTTCAGTTCGTCGTAGACCTCACCGACCAAGAAGTGACCCCTGTGCTGACAGCGTGGG ATAAGCAGGGGTCGCCGCACAGACTGCAGAATGACTCCAGCTGTGGCACCTGGGTCAAGGAGGGCCCCGGCAACTCTGTGGCACTGGAAGCAACCTACAATGGCTGCTACGTCACTGAGTGG GGATCCCAATATGTCATGCCTGTCGGAGTGGAAGGGATAGGTACTTCTGGATTCAAGGTGCTCTTGAAGAGGAGGCTGCTCAGGTGTCCTGTGGACCGTCCAGGTAATG ACGCCCTGGATGCCGCCCTGTGTGACTCTGTACCAGTGAGGGACAGGCTGCTCTGTGCTCCTTCACCCATCTCTCAAGGAGACTGCGAGGTGCTGGGTTGCTGCTATGCCTTGGACAAGGAAGAGGCGGGCTCCTGTTACTATGGAAACACAG TGACCTCACAGTGTACCCAAGAGGGCCACTTCTCCATCGCTGTGTCCAGGAACTTGGCCTCGCCTCCACTGCGCTTGGATTCTGTGTACTTGGCCTTCGGGAACGACAGCAACTGTAACCCCGTGACCACAACTCACGCCTTTGTCCTGTTCCGGTTTCCGTTTACTTCCTGTGGCACCACAAGTCAG ATTGCTGGGGACCAGGTGGTATATGAGAACGAGCTGGTGGCCACTAGGGACGTGAGAACCTGGGGCCATGGCTCTATCACCCGGGACAGCATCTTCAG GCTTCGAGTCAGCTGCAGCTACTCCATAAACAGCAACACGTTCCCCGTTAACGTCCAGGTTTTCCCTCTCCCGCCACCTCTTGCTAAGGCCCAGCCGGGAGCCCTCAATTTGGAACTTCAGATTGCCAAGG ATGAGAACTATGGCTCCTACTATGCTGCTTGGGACTACCCAGTGGTGAAGCTGCTCCGGGAGCCCATTCACGTGGACGTCTCCATCCTGCACAGGACAGACCCCAACCTGGGGCTGCTCCTGTGGCAGTGCTGGGCCacacccagccccagcccccagcagCAGCCTCAGTGGCCCATACTGGTGAAGGG GTGCCCCTACGCAGGAGACAATTACCGAACCCGACTGATGCCCGTCCAGAAGGCCCCGGGCCTGCCATTCCCCTCCCACCACCAGCGCTTCAGCATTTCCACCTTCAGCTTCGTGGACTCTGCGAGGACAAAGGAGGCTCTCGGGGGACAG GTGTACCTGCACTGTAGTGCATCAGTGTGCCAGCCTGCAGGGACCCCAGCCTGCATGGTGACCTGTCCTGTCGTGAGGG GAAGAAGATCTGACCTCTATCATCAGAACAGCACTGCCAGCATCTCCAGCAATGGCCCCATGTTTCTTCTCCAAGCCTCTAAGGACCCTTTGGAAAAGTCCAATACACACTTAA GTGCTCCAGTAGATCCCAAGGCTCTGTGGGTGGCAGGACTTTCTGGTGTCCTCGTCATCGGAGCCTTGTTGGTATTCTACTTGGCTATCAGGAGACGGAGGTGA